In one Lycorma delicatula isolate Av1 chromosome 5, ASM4794821v1, whole genome shotgun sequence genomic region, the following are encoded:
- the LOC142325328 gene encoding uncharacterized protein LOC142325328 isoform X2, with protein sequence MGCVQSYFKRAHNTGLSPSSTQDSNSKAGGNGEIQVGDGSEKENKTSLSNEKLPEEPESNDTSYGVEATAVRTLAATTGTVAILGTTAKTGEKSKSQTDLTEDTDDIELSIDEKNDSSKSPDNKDNSETNIKQTDETNKRDEKINVSNKSEIKNVIIENEKQKNTATLNGASKQEESNKLNEISNVPEQSAAIENHVKADINTAVENSSDIQINSIDAESEKTTNEPSLKQTTTAVVENVKSSDSESGTSVLVNGEINNSLNDKDDVCSSEDNIDEDEERPATVVEIEKDKVENECKSRSSVSENSGSDDTKGINDDISSEQLRTNSFSDTTLSESFNAELDSVKQSPEAKEEINIGEEQTDDAIIIENLSLTNRDITEIKNIDKQSESPVAGKTSQKENRNDEEKEDEEQTTKAEIPENIAEKPQAEIKEQVSVSVTPTNQEKQNKIKDESIKKPEQELNTEKAEVKEETITPETLKKVESVLPEKDELPSKADEDNKLESAATTIQATFRGYQTRQTLLKKENEADIGKSKSKEEMYEPETKTEKEDTKLENAATTIQATFRGYQTRQTLQKKENDIDIEKEETKEEKPKIEVTNAEKDDKSLFEDETLAQAATTIQATFRGYQTRQNLQNRINDGSGDTKLSEEDTEYKIKTEEPTSLDRDNVDKTLENAATTIQATFRGYQTRQSLQNKTNNIAEDTKLSKEDEEEDKIKTEKLGNLDKKYNVDKTLENAATTIQASFRGYQTRQNLQKPDSEKNSEEHESIKDKKDQIVEERKEIEKKESVEEKKEIVEETKKIEKEESVEDVKASTVEEETKESAADNDKDKESLENAATTIQAAFKGYQVRQNIEKQKITENDSDEIKDEINIDPVTRISIKQKSEKPDESKIDEKVTSKENEKVSIPDSSTESDKTESEERDKLESPVPINIQSSLKSSQPRKNLEKRVTIAEDFMEESPVDDEKEFAAATKIQAGFRGFQVRKKLQDDKIEDEDESTEPPISLTPEVIESVKEEVDDICKQAVEATENMIRCGTDVLFRAKLGSGSRNEDDEESGSEIFDSEQLDITEAAHKTVQSIVEEAEQIADERLNSAATKIQASFRGFQARKNLDKTEEADGIPDFPPSTDEDYLFGTPVLDEDLPPPDFEALESSYSEEVATEPLDIPPPLENLPIPESEEVSEASTEVNDDDLRYLQRKQECDELKKTKEFETSSEGESSLSSAATKIQAGVRGYLTRKHINNQPGGTTSTSGASIPSSDQSLGDLGSSKDEDGPVKSMISTEEETEICRHPSTPEKSEQRPSSIDSKLSKKRMSLDSRLIVYPASKNARPMRAMSVSSPRDDISNEQVWQTLQQELSTAATRIQSNYRGYRARKQLTRGDAVQMATTSTSATGTTTPSSGSLDGRNSRTGGAADRTSGEYHDMIALTPPTITTLGEENEDVEVEEKKEEEERKPSGEGRETPAGDVTAPTSEEESKMVKRRHADISDDNDNKEETDDQGKAATKIQAGFRGYKTRKEMKMDDDKSSKTEKPQSSDNSNNLSESKSNESKSPSTRHSKDAENEAAAKIQAGFRGMKTRQELKAKQNCNCFIFQNQNIIQK encoded by the exons cTCATAACACTGGATTATCACCATCTTCAACACAAGATTCTAACAGTAAAGCTGGAGGAAATGGAGAAATACAAGTGGGAGATGGTagtgaaaaggaaaataaaacatcATTGTCAAATGAAAAACTCCCTGAAGAACCAGAAAGTAATGATACTTCATATGGTGTTGAAGCAACAGCCGTAAGAACACTTGCTGCAACAACAGGTACAGTAGCAATTTTAGGAACAACAGCTAAAACTGGTGAAAAATCAAAATCTCAAACTGATTTAACTGAAGACACAGATGATATAGAATTATCTATAGATGAGAAAAATGATAGTAGTAAATCTCCAGATAATAAAGATAACAGTGAAACAAATATAAAGCAAACTGATGAAACtaacaaaagagatgaaaaaattaatgtaagtaataaaagtgaaattaaaaatgtaattatagaaaatgaaaaacaaaaaaatacagcaacACTTAATGGTGCTAGTAAACAAGaagaaagcaataaattaaacgaaattagCAATGTGCCAGAACAATCTGCAGCTATTGAAAATCATGTAAAAGCAGATATAAATACTGCAGTAGAAAACTCAAGTGATATTCAGATTAATTCAATAGATGCTGAAAgtgaaaaaacaacaaatgaacCTTCTTTAAAACAAACAACAACTGCTGTAGTTGAAAATGTTAAATCAAGCGACAGTGAATCAGGAACAAGTGTATTAGTAAATGGAGAGATTAATAATTCATTGAATGATAAAGATGATGTCTGTTCGTCAGAAGACAACatagatgaagatgaagaaagaCCTGCAACAGTAGTtgaaatagaaaaagataaagtagaaaatgaatgtaaaagtCGAAGTTCAGTATCTGAAAATAGTGGCAGTGATGATACTAAAGGAATAAATGATGATATTTCAAGTGAACAATTAAGGACTAATAGTTTTTCAGACACAACATTATCAGAATCATTTAATGCTGAATTAGACAGTGTAAAACAATCACCTGAAGCAAAAGAAGAGATTAACATAGGTGAAGAACAAACAGATGAtgcaattattattgaaaatttatctttaacaaaCAGGGATATAACtgagataaaaaatatagataagcAGTCAGAATCTCCAGTAGCTGGTAAAACATcacaaaaagaaaacagaaatgaTGAGGAAAAAGAAGACGAAGAACAAACAACAAAAGCAGAAATTCCTGAAAATATAGCAGAAAAGCCACAAGCAGAAATCAAAGAACAGGTTTCTGTAAGTGTAACACCAACTAATcaagagaaacaaaataaaataaaagacgaaAGTATTAAAAAACCAGAGCAAGAACTAAATACAGAAAAGGCTGAGGTGAAAGAAGAAACAATTACCCCTGAAACTCTGAAAAAAGTAGAAAGTGTTTTACCAGAAAAAGATGAATTACCATCTAAAGCAGATGAAGATAATAAACTGGAATCAGCCGCTACAACGATACAAGCTACATTCAGAGGATATCAGACACGACAAACTTTACTAAAGAAAGAGAATGAAGCAGATATTGGGAAAAGTAAATCAAAAGAAGAAATGTATGAACcagaaacaaaaactgaaaaagaagacACAAAGTTAGAGAATGCTGCAACCACAATACAAGCAACTTTCAGAGGATACCAAACAAGACAGACCCTACAGAAGAAGGAAAATGACATAGATATTGAAAAAGAGGAAACCAAAGAAGAAAAACCTAAAATAGAAGTAACAAATGCTGAAAAGGATGATAAATCTCTTTTTGAAGACGAAACTTTAGCGCAAGCTGCAACAACAATACAAGCCACCTTCAGAGGGTATCAAACAAGACAGAACCTGCAAAACAGAATAAACGATGGAAGTGGAGACACAAAACTATCCGAAGAAGACAcagagtataaaattaaaacagaggaACCAACCAGTTTAGATAGAGACAATGTCGATAAAACTCTTGAAAATGCTGCAACAACAATACAAGCCACTTTTAGAGGATATCAGACAAGACAAAgcctacaaaataaaacaaacaacataGCTGAAGACACAAAATTATCCAAAGAAGACGaagaagaagataaaattaaaacagagaaACTTggcaatttagataaaaaatataacgtgGATAAAACTCTTGAAAATGCTGCAACAACAATACAAGCTAGTTTCAGAGGTTATCAAACAAGACAAAACCTACAAAAGCCAGACAGTGAAAAAAATTCAGAGGAACATGAatctataaaagataaaaaagatcagattgtagaagaaagaaaggaaattgAGAAGAAAGAATCAGTggaggaaaaaaaagaaattgtagaagaaacaaaaaaaattgaaaaggaagAATCAGTAGAGGATGTAAAAGCAAGCACAGTTgaagaagaaacaaaagaatCAGCAGCTGATAATGACAAAGATAAGGAATCTTTGGAAAATGCTGCAACTACAATTCAAGCAGCATTTAAAGGATATCAGGTAAGAcagaatattgaaaaacaaaaaattactgaaaatgatagtgatgaaataaaggatgaaataaatattgatcCAGTAACAAGaatatctataaaacaaaaatcagaaaaacctGATGAgtcaaaaattgatgaaaaagttacttcaaaggaaaatgaaaaagtaagtaTACCTGACAGCTCTACAGAATCTGATAAAACTGAAAGTGAGGAAAGAGATAAATTAGAATCACCAGTTCCAATAAATATTCAATCTAGTTTAAAAAGTAGTCAACCCAGAAAAAATTTGGAGAAAAGGGTTACAATAGCTGAAGATTTTATGGAAGAAAGTCCTGTAGATGATGAGAAAGAATTTGCAGCTGCAACAAAAATCCAGGCAGGTTTTAGGGGATTTCAAGTACGGAAAAAACTTCAAGATGATAAAatagaggatgaagatgaatcaACTGAGCCACCTATTTCATTAACTCCAGAAGTAATAGAATCTGTAAAAGAAGAGGTAGATGATATATGTAAACAAGCAGTTGAAGCGACTGAAAACATGATTAGATGTGGAACAGATGTACTATTTAGAGCAAAATTAGGAAGTGGATCAAGAAATGAAGATGATGAAGAATCAGGATCAGAAATTTTTGATTCTGAACAATTAGATATTACCGAAGCAGCCCACAAAACAGTTCAATCTATTGTAGAAGAAGCTGAACAGATTGCTGATGAAAGACTGAATTCTGCTGCAACAAAAATACAAGCATCTTTCAGAGGTTTTCAGGCTCGGAAGAATTTAGACAAGACTGAAGAAGCAGAT ggtaTTCCTGATTTTCCACCATCAACAGATGAAGACTATCTTTTTGGGACACCGGTGCTAGATGAAGATTTACCTCCACCCGACTTTGAAGCTCTAGAATCATCATATTCAGAAGAAGTAGCAACTGAACCTTTAGATATTCCACCACCATTAGAAAACTTACCGATACCTGAAAGTGAAGAAGTTAGTGAAGCCAGTACTGAAGTGAATGATGATGACTTACgatatttacaaagaaaacaagaatgtgatgaattaaaaaaaacaaaagaatttgaaACTTCTTCAGAAGGCGAGTCTTCTTTATCTAGTGCTGCTACAAAGATACAAGCAGGAGTTCGTGGTTATTTGACtagaaaacatataaataaccaACCGGGTGGAACAACATCAACATCAGGTGCATCAATTCCCAGTAGCGATCAATCACTGGGTGATCTTGGATCATCTAAAGATGAAGATGGACCAGTAAAAAGTATGATATCgactgaagaagaaacagaaatctGCAGACATCCTAGTACTCCAGAAAAATCAGAACAGAGACCAAGCAGCATCGatagtaaattaagtaaaaaacggATGTCATTAGATAGCAGACTTATTGTATACCCAGCATCAAAAAATGCAAGGCCAATGAGAGCAATGTCTGTGTCAAGTCCAAGAGATGATATTAGCAATGAACAAGTTTGGCAAACATTACAACAAGAATTATCAACTGCAGCAACTAGAATTCAGTCAAATTATCGTGGATATAGAGCACGTAAGCAACTGACCAGAGGTGATGCTGTTCAAATGGCAACTACCAGTACAAGTGCAACAGGTACAACAACACCCAGTAGTGGTAGTTTAGATGGCAGAAACAGTCGAACAGGTGGTGCAGCTGATCGAACATCAGGTGAATATCATGATATGATTGCTCTAACACCTCCAACCATAACTACATTAG GAGAGGAGAATGAAGATGTGGAAGTGGAggagaagaaagaagaagaggagAGGAAACCAAGTGGAGAGGGAAGAGAAACGCCAGCTGGCGATGTGACAGCACCTACTAGTGAAGAAGAAAGCAAGATGGTGAAGAGACGGCATGCTGATATTAGTGACGACAACGATAACAAAGAGGAAACAGACGACCAAGGGAAGGCTGCTACCAAAATACAAGCAGGTTTTAGAGGATATAAAACGcgtaaagaaatgaaaatggaTGATGATAAGTCTAGTAAAACAGAAAAACCTCAGTCATCAGATAATTCAAATAATCTGTCAGAAAGTAAATCAAATGAATCAAAATCACCCTCAACAAGACATTCAAAAGATGCAGAAAATGAAGCAGCAGCAAAGATTCAAGCAGGATTCCGTGGTATGAAGACACGTCAAGAACTAAAAGCTAAACAAAACTgta
- the LOC142325328 gene encoding uncharacterized protein LOC142325328 isoform X4 yields the protein MGCVQSYFKRAHNTGLSPSSTQDSNSKAGGNGEIQVGDGSEKENKTSLSNEKLPEEPESNDTSYGVEATAVRTLAATTGTVAILGTTAKTGEKSKSQTDLTEDTDDIELSIDEKNDSSKSPDNKDNSETNIKQTDETNKRDEKINVSNKSEIKNVIIENEKQKNTATLNGASKQEESNKLNEISNVPEQSAAIENHVKADINTAVENSSDIQINSIDAESEKTTNEPSLKQTTTAVVENVKSSDSESGTSVLVNGEINNSLNDKDDVCSSEDNIDEDEERPATVVEIEKDKVENECKSRSSVSENSGSDDTKGINDDISSEQLRTNSFSDTTLSESFNAELDSVKQSPEAKEEINIGEEQTDDAIIIENLSLTNRDITEIKNIDKQSESPVAGKTSQKENRNDEEKEDEEQTTKAEIPENIAEKPQAEIKEQVSVSVTPTNQEKQNKIKDESIKKPEQELNTEKAEVKEETITPETLKKVESVLPEKDELPSKADEDNKLESAATTIQATFRGYQTRQTLLKKENEADIGKSKSKEEMYEPETKTEKEDTKLENAATTIQATFRGYQTRQTLQKKENDIDIEKEETKEEKPKIEVTNAEKDDKSLFEDETLAQAATTIQATFRGYQTRQNLQNRINDGSGDTKLSEEDTEYKIKTEEPTSLDRDNVDKTLENAATTIQATFRGYQTRQSLQNKTNNIAEDTKLSKEDEEEDKIKTEKLGNLDKKYNVDKTLENAATTIQASFRGYQTRQNLQKPDSEKNSEEHESIKDKKDQIVEERKEIEKKESVEEKKEIVEETKKIEKEESVEDVKASTVEEETKESAADNDKDKESLENAATTIQAAFKGYQVRQNIEKQKITENDSDEIKDEINIDPVTRISIKQKSEKPDESKIDEKVTSKENEKVSIPDSSTESDKTESEERDKLESPVPINIQSSLKSSQPRKNLEKRVTIAEDFMEESPVDDEKEFAAATKIQAGFRGFQVRKKLQDDKIEDEDESTEPPISLTPEVIESVKEEVDDICKQAVEATENMIRCGTDVLFRAKLGSGSRNEDDEESGSEIFDSEQLDITEAAHKTVQSIVEEAEQIADERLNSAATKIQASFRGFQARKNLDKTEEADGIPDFPPSTDEDYLFGTPVLDEDLPPPDFEALESSYSEEVATEPLDIPPPLENLPIPESEEVSEASTEVNDDDLRYLQRKQECDELKKTKEFETSSEGESSLSSAATKIQAGVRGYLTRKHINNQPGGTTSTSGASIPSSDQSLGDLGSSKDEDGPVKSMISTEEETEICRHPSTPEKSEQRPSSIDSKLSKKRMSLDSRLIVYPASKNARPMRAMSVSSPRDDISNEQVWQTLQQELSTAATRIQSNYRGYRARKQLTRGDAVQMATTSTSATGTTTPSSGSLDGRNSRTGGAADRTSGEENEDVEVEEKKEEEERKPSGEGRETPAGDVTAPTSEEESKMVKRRHADISDDNDNKEETDDQGKAATKIQAGFRGYKTRKEMKMDDDKSSKTEKPQSSDNSNNLSESKSNESKSPSTRHSKDAENEAAAKIQAGFRGMKTRQELKAKQNCKPKHNTKIMINMWHKHLQ from the exons cTCATAACACTGGATTATCACCATCTTCAACACAAGATTCTAACAGTAAAGCTGGAGGAAATGGAGAAATACAAGTGGGAGATGGTagtgaaaaggaaaataaaacatcATTGTCAAATGAAAAACTCCCTGAAGAACCAGAAAGTAATGATACTTCATATGGTGTTGAAGCAACAGCCGTAAGAACACTTGCTGCAACAACAGGTACAGTAGCAATTTTAGGAACAACAGCTAAAACTGGTGAAAAATCAAAATCTCAAACTGATTTAACTGAAGACACAGATGATATAGAATTATCTATAGATGAGAAAAATGATAGTAGTAAATCTCCAGATAATAAAGATAACAGTGAAACAAATATAAAGCAAACTGATGAAACtaacaaaagagatgaaaaaattaatgtaagtaataaaagtgaaattaaaaatgtaattatagaaaatgaaaaacaaaaaaatacagcaacACTTAATGGTGCTAGTAAACAAGaagaaagcaataaattaaacgaaattagCAATGTGCCAGAACAATCTGCAGCTATTGAAAATCATGTAAAAGCAGATATAAATACTGCAGTAGAAAACTCAAGTGATATTCAGATTAATTCAATAGATGCTGAAAgtgaaaaaacaacaaatgaacCTTCTTTAAAACAAACAACAACTGCTGTAGTTGAAAATGTTAAATCAAGCGACAGTGAATCAGGAACAAGTGTATTAGTAAATGGAGAGATTAATAATTCATTGAATGATAAAGATGATGTCTGTTCGTCAGAAGACAACatagatgaagatgaagaaagaCCTGCAACAGTAGTtgaaatagaaaaagataaagtagaaaatgaatgtaaaagtCGAAGTTCAGTATCTGAAAATAGTGGCAGTGATGATACTAAAGGAATAAATGATGATATTTCAAGTGAACAATTAAGGACTAATAGTTTTTCAGACACAACATTATCAGAATCATTTAATGCTGAATTAGACAGTGTAAAACAATCACCTGAAGCAAAAGAAGAGATTAACATAGGTGAAGAACAAACAGATGAtgcaattattattgaaaatttatctttaacaaaCAGGGATATAACtgagataaaaaatatagataagcAGTCAGAATCTCCAGTAGCTGGTAAAACATcacaaaaagaaaacagaaatgaTGAGGAAAAAGAAGACGAAGAACAAACAACAAAAGCAGAAATTCCTGAAAATATAGCAGAAAAGCCACAAGCAGAAATCAAAGAACAGGTTTCTGTAAGTGTAACACCAACTAATcaagagaaacaaaataaaataaaagacgaaAGTATTAAAAAACCAGAGCAAGAACTAAATACAGAAAAGGCTGAGGTGAAAGAAGAAACAATTACCCCTGAAACTCTGAAAAAAGTAGAAAGTGTTTTACCAGAAAAAGATGAATTACCATCTAAAGCAGATGAAGATAATAAACTGGAATCAGCCGCTACAACGATACAAGCTACATTCAGAGGATATCAGACACGACAAACTTTACTAAAGAAAGAGAATGAAGCAGATATTGGGAAAAGTAAATCAAAAGAAGAAATGTATGAACcagaaacaaaaactgaaaaagaagacACAAAGTTAGAGAATGCTGCAACCACAATACAAGCAACTTTCAGAGGATACCAAACAAGACAGACCCTACAGAAGAAGGAAAATGACATAGATATTGAAAAAGAGGAAACCAAAGAAGAAAAACCTAAAATAGAAGTAACAAATGCTGAAAAGGATGATAAATCTCTTTTTGAAGACGAAACTTTAGCGCAAGCTGCAACAACAATACAAGCCACCTTCAGAGGGTATCAAACAAGACAGAACCTGCAAAACAGAATAAACGATGGAAGTGGAGACACAAAACTATCCGAAGAAGACAcagagtataaaattaaaacagaggaACCAACCAGTTTAGATAGAGACAATGTCGATAAAACTCTTGAAAATGCTGCAACAACAATACAAGCCACTTTTAGAGGATATCAGACAAGACAAAgcctacaaaataaaacaaacaacataGCTGAAGACACAAAATTATCCAAAGAAGACGaagaagaagataaaattaaaacagagaaACTTggcaatttagataaaaaatataacgtgGATAAAACTCTTGAAAATGCTGCAACAACAATACAAGCTAGTTTCAGAGGTTATCAAACAAGACAAAACCTACAAAAGCCAGACAGTGAAAAAAATTCAGAGGAACATGAatctataaaagataaaaaagatcagattgtagaagaaagaaaggaaattgAGAAGAAAGAATCAGTggaggaaaaaaaagaaattgtagaagaaacaaaaaaaattgaaaaggaagAATCAGTAGAGGATGTAAAAGCAAGCACAGTTgaagaagaaacaaaagaatCAGCAGCTGATAATGACAAAGATAAGGAATCTTTGGAAAATGCTGCAACTACAATTCAAGCAGCATTTAAAGGATATCAGGTAAGAcagaatattgaaaaacaaaaaattactgaaaatgatagtgatgaaataaaggatgaaataaatattgatcCAGTAACAAGaatatctataaaacaaaaatcagaaaaacctGATGAgtcaaaaattgatgaaaaagttacttcaaaggaaaatgaaaaagtaagtaTACCTGACAGCTCTACAGAATCTGATAAAACTGAAAGTGAGGAAAGAGATAAATTAGAATCACCAGTTCCAATAAATATTCAATCTAGTTTAAAAAGTAGTCAACCCAGAAAAAATTTGGAGAAAAGGGTTACAATAGCTGAAGATTTTATGGAAGAAAGTCCTGTAGATGATGAGAAAGAATTTGCAGCTGCAACAAAAATCCAGGCAGGTTTTAGGGGATTTCAAGTACGGAAAAAACTTCAAGATGATAAAatagaggatgaagatgaatcaACTGAGCCACCTATTTCATTAACTCCAGAAGTAATAGAATCTGTAAAAGAAGAGGTAGATGATATATGTAAACAAGCAGTTGAAGCGACTGAAAACATGATTAGATGTGGAACAGATGTACTATTTAGAGCAAAATTAGGAAGTGGATCAAGAAATGAAGATGATGAAGAATCAGGATCAGAAATTTTTGATTCTGAACAATTAGATATTACCGAAGCAGCCCACAAAACAGTTCAATCTATTGTAGAAGAAGCTGAACAGATTGCTGATGAAAGACTGAATTCTGCTGCAACAAAAATACAAGCATCTTTCAGAGGTTTTCAGGCTCGGAAGAATTTAGACAAGACTGAAGAAGCAGAT ggtaTTCCTGATTTTCCACCATCAACAGATGAAGACTATCTTTTTGGGACACCGGTGCTAGATGAAGATTTACCTCCACCCGACTTTGAAGCTCTAGAATCATCATATTCAGAAGAAGTAGCAACTGAACCTTTAGATATTCCACCACCATTAGAAAACTTACCGATACCTGAAAGTGAAGAAGTTAGTGAAGCCAGTACTGAAGTGAATGATGATGACTTACgatatttacaaagaaaacaagaatgtgatgaattaaaaaaaacaaaagaatttgaaACTTCTTCAGAAGGCGAGTCTTCTTTATCTAGTGCTGCTACAAAGATACAAGCAGGAGTTCGTGGTTATTTGACtagaaaacatataaataaccaACCGGGTGGAACAACATCAACATCAGGTGCATCAATTCCCAGTAGCGATCAATCACTGGGTGATCTTGGATCATCTAAAGATGAAGATGGACCAGTAAAAAGTATGATATCgactgaagaagaaacagaaatctGCAGACATCCTAGTACTCCAGAAAAATCAGAACAGAGACCAAGCAGCATCGatagtaaattaagtaaaaaacggATGTCATTAGATAGCAGACTTATTGTATACCCAGCATCAAAAAATGCAAGGCCAATGAGAGCAATGTCTGTGTCAAGTCCAAGAGATGATATTAGCAATGAACAAGTTTGGCAAACATTACAACAAGAATTATCAACTGCAGCAACTAGAATTCAGTCAAATTATCGTGGATATAGAGCACGTAAGCAACTGACCAGAGGTGATGCTGTTCAAATGGCAACTACCAGTACAAGTGCAACAGGTACAACAACACCCAGTAGTGGTAGTTTAGATGGCAGAAACAGTCGAACAGGTGGTGCAGCTGATCGAACATCAG GAGAGGAGAATGAAGATGTGGAAGTGGAggagaagaaagaagaagaggagAGGAAACCAAGTGGAGAGGGAAGAGAAACGCCAGCTGGCGATGTGACAGCACCTACTAGTGAAGAAGAAAGCAAGATGGTGAAGAGACGGCATGCTGATATTAGTGACGACAACGATAACAAAGAGGAAACAGACGACCAAGGGAAGGCTGCTACCAAAATACAAGCAGGTTTTAGAGGATATAAAACGcgtaaagaaatgaaaatggaTGATGATAAGTCTAGTAAAACAGAAAAACCTCAGTCATCAGATAATTCAAATAATCTGTCAGAAAGTAAATCAAATGAATCAAAATCACCCTCAACAAGACATTCAAAAGATGCAGAAAATGAAGCAGCAGCAAAGATTCAAGCAGGATTCCGTGGTATGAAGACACGTCAAGAACTAAAAGCTAAACAAAACTgta